The segment ATCCCGTCGTTCATCGATTCCAGTTTTTCGAAAAAGGAACCGCTTTCGTGGACGATGTCCTGCGCCGCGGTCGCGAAGCTGCCCGACATGACTTTCATCACGTTCTCGGGAACCCCAACGATGAGCAGGCGCGGCGACATCGACATCGATTAAGCGGCTTTCTTCGAAACTTCTTCGAGTTTGGCTTTCAGAGTATTGGCGTCGAAAGGCTTCACGATGTAGCCCGAGACTCCGGCTTTCAGGGCGTCCATGACTTGCGACATTTCCGATTCGGCGGTCACCAGGAAAAACGGCGTTTTGTTGAAACGGCTGTCCGCGCGGACGCGCTTCAGAAAGTCCAGGCCCGAGCAGTTGGGCATATTCCAGTCCGAAACGATCAGACCGATCGGCGGATTCGCCGAAGAGAAGGCCTCCCACGCTTTGGCGCCGTCGGCCGCTTCGGTGAAGTCGGTGAAGCCGATGTCACGCATCGCTTTTTGCACGAGCTTACGCATGGTGAGCATATCGTCGACGATCAGCACGCGGGTTTTGAGATCAAACATGTGAGTCTCCTTTGGTTTTAAATTTGGAAATCATGCGGCCGCCTTTCCGTGGTTCCGGTGAAGGGCGACTTCGAGATGGAACGGGCCCACCTCGGATTGGAAAGGAATCAGGACGACCGAACGCGGCGGCGCGTGGCGGTTTTGCAGGGCTTCGCCGCACAGAACGGACGGCAGGATGGGTTGCAAATTGTAGCCCGGCCGCTGGTTGAGTTCGGACTTCGTCGTACCGTAGATGATATTCATGAACTCGGCGGCGGCGTCTTGCAGCTCGGGCGAGATTTCGGAGTGCGATTCGCCGAACATCTTTTCGTAGAGCGCCAGAAAGACGGGGGCCGAAAAGGCGATGCCGATCGAGCCGTGAAAGAGGGGCGAGTCGA is part of the Pseudobdellovibrionaceae bacterium genome and harbors:
- a CDS encoding response regulator, with product MFDLKTRVLIVDDMLTMRKLVQKAMRDIGFTDFTEAADGAKAWEAFSSANPPIGLIVSDWNMPNCSGLDFLKRVRADSRFNKTPFFLVTAESEMSQVMDALKAGVSGYIVKPFDANTLKAKLEEVSKKAA
- a CDS encoding chemotaxis protein CheX codes for the protein DSPLFHGSIGIAFSAPVFLALYEKMFGESHSEISPELQDAAAEFMNIIYGTTKSELNQRPGYNLQPILPSVLCGEALQNRHAPPRSVVLIPFQSEVGPFHLEVALHRNHGKAAA